In Camelina sativa cultivar DH55 chromosome 17, Cs, whole genome shotgun sequence, the genomic stretch CTTAAACTAGTAATAATGATGAGGAACCTAGGGCTTTGCAGGTTCAAAGGAGACATGAGCACAATATTAGCAGACGCATGGATAAAAGAATTGGAAACTAATCTGGATATATCAAAATGTCTGGAGGAGTTCAAGAGACCCGTTGCAGTTGGTTTCTTGGAAGAGGATGCTCGTGCGTGGTGGGAGACCGTAATTCCTCGTTACCAATTCCAGACTATAACGTGGGAGATTTTTCGAAGAGAGTTTGAACAAAAGTATTTTCCACCGGAGTCGCGTGACCGGTTGGAGAACCAGTTCTTGCGACTAGAACAAGGTGATCTGAGCGTTCGAGCTTATGGAAGAATTTTTACAAGACTTCGGAGATACTTGTATCAAGGTAATGATGATGAGTTAGCAATGGCCCGAAGATACTTTAATGGTCTCAGGCCGGAGATAAAAGGAAGGTTGCACGCGGTGACATACCGAAGTGTTGAGGAAGTGGAAGAGAGAGCGGTAAGTGTTGAGGAAGCTATCAAAGCGGAAAACGCAATTCGGCTCAGGGGAAAAAGAAAGAGCCTGTACAGCAGAATAAGATTGTGAACACTCGGAAGTGAATCAAGTCGCAGGACGAAATTGGGGCGCAGGACGTGGGAAAGTTAAAATGACTGTAAATCAAGGAGGACGTACTGTGAGCAACATGGATCCGAGGGGATGCTATGTGTGCGGTCAACTTGGGCATTTTTCTCGAGCTTGTCCAACTGTTGAGGAAACTAAGAGTACCAATCTGTCAACTGTCACATGTTTCTACTGTGCCGAGTTAGGACACTATGTGACCTCATGTCCATCGAAGCCGGCCAAACCGAGCGCCCAAACTGTGAACTGTGCCCTGACAGCGCAGCAAGTGAAGGAACCCCCAGCAAAGAAGCAAGCAACCCCAacaaatgtttttgctttaggagTAGAACCACCTAAACCTCCACAGGCCGCGAAGGGCCCTATAACAGGGTTCTTTGGGTTCTGACTCCCTTGtgattgtttgtgtgtttgtgtgtttgtgtgaaTAGTTATTGCATTGCATTGTGGTATGTGCTCTGTCTTTTAGGAACACTACTTGTTGGTGGTAACCCCACACATGTACTGTTCAATTCGGGAGCGTCCAATAGTTTTGTGACTCCCCAAGTGGCAGACAAGTTTGGAGACTTGTGTGAGGAGGAAGAGGTGAACATCAATGTCTACACAGCTGGTAATCAACCGCCTctgaagacaagaagatggTTTAGGGAAGTGTCGATAGTCTTGCAAGATACAAACCTTCCGGTAAATCCGTTAGTGATGCCTTTGGATAGGTTCGATGCTATTTTGGGAATGGATTGGTTATCAGAACACCAAGCCCATATAGACTGCAGTAGAAGCAGAGTGATATTTGAAAACGGAGGAAGCACACCTCTGGTTTTCAATGGAATTAGGCCAAGTAAGACAGTGTACTTTGCATCGGCAGCAAGGATCGGAAGATCAtacgatgaagatgaagtttATCTAGTCACTCTTACCGCGATGGGAGGAGATGACAAAGAAGGTATGAAGGTTGAGGATATTGCCATAGTTAAAAACTATGACGATGTTTTCAAGCCgttggaaggattgcctccacCACGAAGCCATCCTTTCACCATAAATCTTGAGCCCGGAGCTACCCCGATTGCTAAGGCACCATATCGCATGGCACCAGCCGAGTTGGCTGAGCTCAAGACTCAGTTAGAGGATTTGCTGGAGAAGGGTTTTATAAGACCAAGTTCGTCGCCATGGGGAGCCCCAGTGCTAttcgtcaagaagaaggacggaagCATGCGTTTATGTATTGATTACCGaggaatcaataacataactatTAAGGATAAGTATCCGTTGCCACGGGTTGATGAACTGTTAGATCAACTCCGAGGAGCAAGTCGGTTTTCGAAGATTGATTTAGCCTCCGGCTACCATCAAATCTCTATTGCTGAGCAAGATGTGATGAAGACGGCGTTTCAAACCAGATACAGTCAGTATGAGTTCGTAGTAATGCCGTTTGGACTCACCAATGCACCGGCGGCATTCATGCGATTGATGAATGAGATTTTCCGTGATTACCTGGATCGATTCGTGATAATATTTATCGATGACATCCTTATATATTCACGGAGTCTGGAGGAACATGCGGAACATTTGAGGAAAGTTTTGGAAAGGTTGAGGGAAATGAAGTTGTTCGCTAAGTTTAGCAAGTGTAAGTTCTAGCAAAGGGAGATTGGATTCTTAGGACACCAAGTTTCGGAGCAAGGCGTGTTCGCCGATCCGGGGAAAATCGCCGCAATACAGAATTGGCCGAAGCCAACCTCAGTGACGGAGGTCAGATGTTTCTTAGGACTTGCGGGCTATTACAGAAAGTTCGTGAAAGGGTTTTCGTCCATTGCAAAACCTTTGACACGACTCACCAGTAAAGGAGTACCGTTTATATGGAGTGAGGATGTGGAAGAAGCTTTTAGGAAGCTGAAGGGAGCACTGACAACAGCACCAGTGTTAGCCCTACCCGAGCCAAATCAACCATATTCTGTGTTTACAGATGCGTCAAGAGTTGGTGTTGGATGTGTTTTGATGCAAGGAGATACAGTGATCGCTAGGCAGTGGAGAAAGCATGAGGAGAACTACTCCACACATGACCTAGAAATGGCAGCCGTGGTATTCGCGTTAAGAATATGGAGATCGAATTTGTATGGAGAAGCGGTTCAGGTATTTACGGATCATCAAAGTCTTAAATACTTGTTCACGCAACCAGATCTTAATTTGCGCCAGAGAAGGTGGATGGAATTCATTGCCGATTACGATCTGAAGATTCAGTATCACCCAGGCAAAGCGAATGTAGTGGCAGATGCGCTAAGCCGAAGAAAAGCACAAGTTAGTGCCGAGAGAGATGTGGAGTCTTTATCTGATGAGTTAAAGAAGGTAAGGCTTTTAGCCTTAGAGGGAGAATCTAGTGAGCCGTTGGGATTACGAGCTGTAACTCAAGCGAGCCTACTACACCGAATTCGTGAAGAGCAACGTCAGGatgagaatctgaagaagattaTCGAGGAATTGAAGAATTCGGAAGGACCGAATGCAAGTGGTTACCATTTAGCTGATGATGACACCTTGCTACTCAATGGAAGAGTAACTGTGCCTAACCGGAACGGGCTACGAGATGAGATATTAGAAGCCATCCTTAGCTCAGCATTAAGTATACATCCGGGAAGCACAAAGATGTACAAAGATGTGCGGAGATATTATCATTGGCCTGGACTGAAGAGAGCAGTAGCAAAATGGGTAAGCTAATGTGACTCATGTCAGAGAATCAAGGTAGAACATCAAGTGCCTGCAGGTTTGCTTCGCAACTTTCCTATACCAACGTGGAAATGGGACtctattttgatggtttttataacCGGTCTACAGATAAGGAAGGGACGAATCAATGATGCAGTATGGGTAGTGGTCGATCGTTTAACCAAAGTAGCCCATTTAGTTCCAGTGAGAAGCATGGATCAAGCGCCAGTCTTGGCAGGGAAGTATATTGATGAGATTTTGAAGTTGCATGGTGTGCCAGCCAACACTGTCTCTGATCGCGATCCAAAGTTCGCATCGTTGTTTTGGAAAGATTTGTAGAGAGTGTTGGGAACATATGTTCATATGAGCACCTCATTTCACCCAGAGACTGATGGGCAGACGGAAAAGACGATCCGAACCATTGAGGACATGATCGATTATGTGCTTTGGAATGGTCGTCAGATTGGGAAAAGAATTTGCCGTTGGTTGAATTCGCGTATAACAATAGTTATCACTCGAGTACCGGCTGTCCCCATTAAAAGAAATGTATGGAAGGCCGTGTCGAACACCTTTGTGTTGGACGGAAGTAGGGGAGAGAACAAGTTTCAATCATAAGTTGATCGATGAGACGACGGAAAAGATTAAGTTCATACAGGAGAGTATGAAAAAGGCGCAGGACCGCCAGAAGAAGTACGCGGACCGTAAAAGGCGGGAAGTGGAATTTGAAGTCGGGGATATGGTATACTTGAAGGTGGCACCACAAAAAGGAAAGGATCGCTTTGGTAAAGTGGGAAAGCTTGCGGTAAGGTTTATCGGACCATACCGGATCGAGAAGAGAGTTGGAGAAGTGGCCTATCGGCTATCTATGCCCGAAGTTATGCGAATGCATAAAGTCTTCCATATTTCACAACTACGGAAGCATGTACCAGATCCTAACATGATTGTGCCCGAACCTATTGAGGAATTGGAGCCGAACCTCACatatcccgaaggaccgtttGGGATAGGGCAGAGGAGGACTCGGAAGTTGAAAAATAGGAGTATTCCTCAAATCCAAGTATTTTGGGGAAAGCAGAACCGTAAAGTTATCACATGGGAAGATGAGGATAGGATTCGAGCCAAGTATCCTCAATTGTTAGCCGAGGAAGATGAGGCAGGACCATCGGAACCCTATGGAATTCGGGACGAATTCTATTAAGGGGGGaagaatgtaatgaccctcaccccggggtaaattacaaaatgaaaactCAAGGTCAAAAGACCAATAAAGGGAGCCAATGAGGAGAACAGAAAGATCATTGAAAGAAAGTCCGAGAAATTTTGGACGGAGTGAAAATTGGTCAAGTTGGCCGAGATGTGTGGTCCGTATCGTCCGGGACGTACTAAAGCGTACCGTCCGAGACGTATTATCCGAGAGGTGCCGAGACGAGTCGATAGTCGTCGAGAGCTGATCGACGGTCGACCGAGAGCTGATCGACGGTCGACCGAGAGCACAAAACCGATTCACCCAAAAATCTTCTAAGTCAAGAAGAATTAGTGGgatgattattttaatcatgaaaagTTAGTGGGAATTTAGTGGAGGATTATTATATTCAAGAAGAAGTTAGTGAGATTAGTGGAAGAATTAAATAATCTCAAGAGGTTAGTGGAAGCTTAGTGGGGATTAAACAATTTGATCAAGCCTTAGTGGAGATCAAGGTGTTAATTCGATTTCTTCACAAGTGTCAAGCCATGCACAAATACACACTAAGGGAGCAAGAGAGAGCTCCATGCATTGGTTGATATTGCCGCCCAACTTCCCTATAAATAAGCTCTCAACTCTCTCATTTCCTCACAAAACATAAGGGGGTAAGGAGAGGAAAttttcgagagagaaagagagagtgagagaagagagaaagaagggaaGTGCTGTTGCGAAAGAGAGttcgagaaagaagaaagaagagaagaagaggagaagagaaaatcAAGACAAATACTATCGACCACCAGGTTAAATCGATAAGGAAAATCGATTCTAACCGAAGAAGAGGACCGAGTGTGCCGCGTGAGAAGCTTCGTCAAAGAAGACTGATCATCGACAGAttactgtgagttcaggcacatctTTTGCCGGCTTAGatggagaaagaaagatatCCATCTAGTGCGCGGTTTGCATGAGGCATTTAGTTGCATTTACTTGAACTTCTTTTGTGAtcttcttgtttaaatgcatgtaTGGTGAGGTTACACCGGTTGCTAGATCGAAATGTTCTAGTAACAAGAGTGGTAACGAGTTGAGGTACTTGCGAGTTTATGCGCTTGAGAGCCATGTAAAACTCAAGTACGAATTTATGGAGAGGTTATAATACGTCTTTAGTCCGTGAGGGATTCCGGCTAAGCGTATGGGAACTTGGTAGTGTCATCCTTCCGATCCGTACCACATGCAACCGCAATGTGCAATCCATGTTCGTGCGTTGTAGGGTTGGCTACGAAGAGCTTGAAGGTTACTGGgttcgctaccctggccgaggctgTCGACACGACGGTGTGACATTGGGGAGAACTCCGGTTGCATGCCTCTGTGGTTACAAGGCGGATGTTTGTGAGGAGTTAAGGAAGAGATGCTTGccgaatatttaaaataaaacctGTTAaatctcttattttattttaagttgcatgttgttgcatgttgtggTTTAAGCTTCCGCATGTAAACTCTGAAAGTGGTATTATTGTTAGCTCGCTTGCATGTTGATTGCTACGCTTGCTTAATGTTGGTttatgcttgcatgttgatGTTTATGCTTGCATGTTGGATGTTTCTGCTTGCATGATGTTCGCAtatgcttgcatgttgtttgttgatGGGGTTGGGAGCGGGGTTTATTTCTTGCAGtaaccctgagctcactaagtaattttagattacttatgataaatttttggtgctgcaggtaaccctagagggaactagcgggcgtggtgaacgataggaccCAGAGTAGATTTGTtttggtgtctattgtaaaattcaaAGTATGTTTTATCTCAGTTCAACCTCGGCTTTAGGCCTTGTCTAAAACCTCTTCAACCTTTTGTTAAAACGTTTGTATCAAACTCTTTTATTTAGTAACTAGGTTAATACCCGCGCTATGCCGAGGGTTGTTTtcgaaaagttttattttatatttgttttatctcAAAAATCATACTTTAATTAAAACTGTTTGTTCTTGTAGATAAATaagcaaatataaaaaatatactatagcttgaagatgttgttgtttctctttaattgcttttgttatgttttgcaTATCTTGAACACACGTTATATAAATCGAAAAAGAGGGACCATGCTTTTTTCTGGAATTTTTGAATGAATATGGTAAACAGTTCATAAAAACTTGTAATTGTAGGTGAATATGGACCAGGCTTAGTTACTTATAACTCTAAATTATAGAATACATGGTGttatagtaatttttatttctgaCTTTTTGTTACCACGGTTACTTGCATTTCCTCTTATtgtctctttttatttgtcCTCTACTCTCTTTGCctcctccaatttctcctcaGATCTTGGTCTTACCGTAATTGGTAATCTTCTTATCTCTGTCGTTTGTTCTTCAAGAACAAAATGTAGCAAATGCATATCAAGAACACTACTCTTGAAATACTCTACAATTGATTTGAGGACTCTCTCCTCTAGCTTATGTTTCTCCTCTGCAGGTTTCTTCGTACTTCCATCACCAATCTATTCTCCAAATTTGCTAAGATTCATATTCAGTTCACACACCAAACTAATTCTATATTGAGATGCATCATTATTAAATTTGGACTTtactgtgggcttccaactcaaaaccaattggcaatgagtggagaggctctaaccttttatatattacttacaTCCTTTACatcttccgatgtgggatattttacaCTAACAATCATAAAACCCCATCAATCTGATTTCTTTTTTCGGTTTACCGAAAAATTCAAGATGGTGTGTCGGGTCCCCAATACTTGAGAGCAGCCAGATCGTATATGCTGCTGCTTCTTCGCTGTCATATACTTCTGAAATTACGCATGAAGCAGTTGAGAttcttcttctgaccaaatccaCCCTCTCTTATTactcttttttaatttggtaaaacaaaaaaacaaaactgatatATGTTTTAGAGAATTAGAGAAATTACCAAGATAAACTGATGAGTAGAGGAAAAAAATTGCAGATGGACAGTGACAAAGTTGAGATCAACCATCAACAAAAAGAATCAACAGTCAATGTTTTTACCAGTCCTCACGTCCCACAACATgttcaagagaagaaagaatgagGTTTTCTCTAGGTATGCAACCgtgattgtttttcttttcttaatgaGATATATACTTTATACATGACACCACCAATATCGGTGCAAGAAGTTAATATCGTTTGGTCACCGTGAAGCCATGTTACTGTTCTAATAGAACCAAGAGATTTATCAATTTCTGTAGGAGGTGCCATCGAAGAGAATTAAGAGAATTAAGTCGAAAACACGAATTTTTTCTCAAATCCTCTCGTGATTAGAAACTGCGTATCTTGAAGAAAGAACCATGTCAGAGCATAATCATGTCCTTACATGATTTTTACATAATACAAGCCTTAAGCATAACAAAAGAACAATGAACGGATACATATATAGCAAGACCAATACAACATAGTCTAATGAATCTTATGTCAGAAAACTCTTAACAAGCAAAGAGGTTGTTTATATACCTGGGAGAAGGCTCGTGTTCGAACAATATGCTTGTGCTCAAAAGAATGCAGGACATCTCCGGTCAAAGCATCCCAAAGTTTCCTAAAACTTAGATTAGCCAATtatagatgacaaaaaaaaaactgaccaACTAATCAAATTTCGTGAAGTGGCAACTCAAATTAGATCATGGTCAGCCCAAAATAAATCAAGAACCGACGATGTGATTCGATCGgaaattataaattgaaattgaatgatgttcatatattttaccatgttttcccttagtttattcacatcttttgcatcttttgctagccattttcaccattattgtgtagctttagaactaatcatgcattagagtttagttgcattgcatttgcatcttttcatgcataaataggtgattttggagcttaaggagcatggaagcaatgctgaggagaagtgaagcaatcatgaagggaaagcaagggagttagggctgaagaaccaaggtccagagtccaactcgaccgcacactcgaccagacactcgaccgtgtgctgaggaggactcgaccgagtggagaatgcacgagagaagccagctcgacctgccactcgaccgNNNNNNNNNNNNNNNNNNNNNNNNNNNNNNNNNNNNNNNNNNNNNNNNNNNNNNNNNNNNNNNNNNNNNNNNNNNNNNNNNNNNNNNNNNNNNNNNNNNNNNNNNNNNNNNNNNNNNNNNNNNNNNNNNNNNNNNNNNNNNNNNNNNNNNNNNNNNNNNNNNNNNNNNNNNNNNNNNNNNNNNNNNNNNNNNNNNNNNNNNNNNNNNNNNNNNNNNNNNNNNNNNNNNNNNNNNNNNNNNNNNNNNNNNNNNNNNNNNNNNNNNNNNNNNNNNNNNNNNNNNNNNNNNNNNNNNNNNNNNNNNNNNNNNNNNNNNNNNNNNNNNNNNNNNNNNNNNNNNNNNNNNNNNNNNNNNNNNNNNNNNNNNNNNNNNNNNNNNNNNNNNNNNNNNNNNNNNNNNNNNNNNNNNNNNNNNNNNNNNNNNNNNNNNNNNNNNNNNNNNNNNNNNNNNNNNNNNNNNNNNNNNNNNNNNNNNNNNNNNNNNNNNNNNNNNNNNNNNNNNNNNNNNNNNNNNNNNNNNNNNNNNNNNNNNNNNNNNNNNNNNNNNNNNNNNNNNNNNNNNNNNNNNNNNNNNNNNNNNNNNNNNNNNNNNNNNNNNNNNNNNNNNNNNNNNNNNNNNNNNNNNNNNNNNNNNNNNNNNNNNNNNNNNNNNNNNNNNNNNNNNNNNNNNNNNNNNNNNNNNNNNNNNNNNNNNNNNNNNNNNNNNNNNNNNNNNNNNNNNNNNNNNNNNNNNNNNNNNNNNNNNNNNNNNNNNNNNNNNNNNNNNNNNNNNNNNNNNNNNNNNNNNNNNNNNNNNNNNNNNNNNNNNNNNNNNNNNNNNNNNNNNNNNNNNNNNNNNNNNNNNNNNNNNNNNNNNNNNNNNNNNNNNNNNNNNNNNNNNNNNNNNNNNNNNNNNNNNNNNNNNNNNNNNNNNNNNNNNNNNNNNNNNNNNNNNNNNNNNNNNNNNctgcttgtgtagattctttactttgtgagaacaagtctagaagatgcataggtttgattgtttcttgaccatgagagtgggagaaacttgtcttagattcatatgtctagagattaacTCAAAgcttgtttgagatttgttgatcaagttagataaccacaatgatcaGTTCAGCCCATGAGTCCCTCCTCAAgtccttccttgtttattgattttacagtcttaatcctgttgcttgcttgtagTTTGATTCGTCTttgcattactctgtttttgttgcattgctctgtttctgcgtaT encodes the following:
- the LOC104759552 gene encoding uncharacterized protein LOC104759552; protein product: MYGRPCRTPLCWTEVGERTSFNHKLIDETTEKIKFIQESMKKAQDRQKKYADRKRREVEFEVGDMVYLKVAPQKGKDRFGKVGKLAVRFIGPYRIEKRVGEVAYRLSMPEVMRMHKVFHISQLRKHVPDPNMIVPEPIEELEPNLTYPEGPFGIGQRRTRKLKNRSIPQIQVFWGKQNRKVITWEDEDRIRAKYPQLLAEEDEAGPSEPYGIRDEFY